A DNA window from Ipomoea triloba cultivar NCNSP0323 chromosome 10, ASM357664v1 contains the following coding sequences:
- the LOC116031656 gene encoding heparanase-like protein 3, which yields MGHSWFLQMRLCILVLGVFNVSLISGYGTVGVQGTVYVDGKSRIGRTDSDFICATLDWWPPEKCDYGTCAWGHASLLNLDLSNIIFLNAIKAFSPLKIRLGGTLQDKVIYQTKDDRVPCTSFVSNTSETFSFSQGCLPLSRWDELNVFFNKSGAVIIFGLNALTGRSIQSDASTVGAWDSTNAESLMKYTVEKGYTIHGWELGNELSGSGVGVRVAADQYASDTSHLHNIVQNIYKDASYKPLIIAPGGFFDANWFTEFVDKTNNSLDVITHHIYNLGPGRDEHLIEKILDPSYLDGEADTFNQLRSILNSSETSVNAWVGEAGGAYNSGRNHVTNAFVFSFWYLDQLGMSASYDTKTYCRQTLIGGNYGLLNTTTFVPNPDYYSALLWHRLMGRNALSTSFSGTKKIRAYAHCAKQSGGITLLLINLDSNTTVEANVAYNGSFVHHRKHISHINHHHHRHHSHSHSHGKRSAPRSQKRGTMTREEYHLTAKGGDLHSQTMLLNGNELSVDSSGSIPEMKPRYLNSSEPITVAPYSIVFAHIPYVFLPACR from the exons ATGGGTCATTCATGGTTCTTGCAAATGAGGTTGTGCATTTTGGTATTGGGGGTGTTCAATGTGAGCTTGATTTCTGGGTATGGAACTGTTGGTGTTCAAGGTACTGTTTATGTGGATGGGAAAAGTAGGATTGGGAGGACAGACAGTGATTTCATATGTGCTACCTTGGATTGGTGGCCACCTGAGAAGTGTGACTATGGAACCTGTGCTTGGGGCCATGCTTCTCTGCTAAATTTG GATCTtagtaacattatttttttaaatgcaataAAAG CATTCTCACCTTTAAAAATTCGGTTGGGTGGCACTTTGCAAGATAAGGTTATCTACCAAACTAAAGATGATCGTGTACCTTGCACTTCCTTTGTTTCAAACACATCAGAAACATTTTCTTTCAGTCAAGGGTGTTTGCCGTTGTCTAGATGGGATGAGCTAAATGTGTTCTTTAATAAATCCGG AGCTGTTATCATTTTTGGCTTGAACGCTCTCACGGGAAGATCTATACAGTCCGATGCTTCTACTGTTGGAGCCTGGGATTCAACAAATGCTGAATCTCTTATGAAATATACTGTCGAAAAGGGTTACACTATCCACGGGTGGGAGTTGG GGAATGAGTTGAGTGGGAGTGGAGTGGGTGTAAGAGTTGCAGCAGATCAGTATGCTTCTGACACTTCTCATCTTCACAACATAGTCCAAAATATTTATAAGGATGCTAGCTATAAGCCGCTGATCATAGCACCTGGAGGATTCTTCGATGCAAATTGGTTCACAGAATTtgtagataaaacaaataattcTTTGGATGTGATCACTCACCACATATATAATCTTGGCCCag GAAGAGATGAACACCTTATTGAGAAAATCCTCGATCCATCTTATCTTGATGGTGAAGCGGACACATTTAATCAACTGCGTAGCATTCTCAATAGCTCTGAAACTTCAGTTAATGCTTGGGTTGGCGAGGCCGGAGGGGCTTATAACAGTGGCCGCAACCATGTCACTAATGCCTTTGTTTTTAGCTTCTG GTATCTTGACCAGCTTGGGATGTCAGCCTCATACGATACAAAAACATACTGCCGGCAGACACTAATTGGAGGAAACTACGGTTTACTTAACACTACTACCTTTGTACCAAATCCAGATTACTACAG TGCTCTTCTTTGGCATCGATTAATGGGAAGGAACGCTCTATCAACAAGCTTCTCGGGGACAAAGAAAATACGTGCCTACGCTCATTGTGCAAAGCAATCT GGAGGCATCACCTTATTGTTGATCAATCTAGACAGCAACACTACTGTGGAGGCCAATGTTGCGTACAATGGAAGCTTTGTGCACCATAGAAAACATATAAGTCATATAAATCATCATCACCACCGCCATCATAGCCATAGCCATAGCCATGGAAAGAGATCAGCACCGCGGAGTCAAAAGAGAGGTACAATGACAAGAGAAGAGTATCATTTGACAGCAAAGGGTGGAGATTTGCACAGCCAAACAATGCTGCTAAATGGGAATGAATTGAGTGTAGATTCATCAGGGAGCATACCGGAGATGAAGCCGCGATATTTGAATTCATCTGAGCCAATAACAGTGGCTCCTTATTCCATTGTATTTGCTCACATACCTTATGTCTTCCTGCCTGCTTGCAGATAG